The following are from one region of the Arachis duranensis cultivar V14167 chromosome 10, aradu.V14167.gnm2.J7QH, whole genome shotgun sequence genome:
- the LOC107468768 gene encoding kinetochore protein NDC80 homolog produces MRPGAGSRRQPNDSFIPPPTPLDFHQRNQFPRDSDASFASSRPSSAGGGAGRTRFEDYKERHFQQTVISAINSFLLSRNFPISFKSGGTTPSAKDILETLKFLLREIEYPVSKLEEDLPRLLKRLNYPFKLNKSILKSPAAPHQWPYLLALIHWLVQIASFSSHLSQSTSNTVSSLLQVNLVHQYTLNSYLNYIKGRDDVVEELELDIMDKLNHQKALAQEKLEDANNELKSLRDDLERLRLHPVKKEELEKTKGMLEDDVKKFNLLIEDVGRKIEEMEKVLAEKEKVLEAKERENLRVCEENKELRRTVEAQPVNARDVERMKRELQALEREIQEGELARNVWEDKFWEIENNLSHKFKELEVLALDCNQELRRLKIGDDIQYQLNAKGTTPAEIMGFDHKLSLKPALNSYTEDIKKTSMARLEELISYQQMSNENAARLEGKRNNVATLQSQIDKMEAELNTIKNETQDYVNRCSAEAKRMLEDVHVAGHDLDIMEREAAEVLKAAQLNLQEAIKQSEEEIQMRARELLKLVDSVSKYKEYVGSKISEMNRELSETATAVSEAYRGSFPSQFTNILNTNRQPETQKLDIPATKMGGRDKETKS; encoded by the exons ATGAGACCCGGCGCCGGATCCCGCCGACAACCCAACGACTCATTCATTCCGCCGCCAACTCCGCTGGATTTCCATCAGCGCAATCAGTTCCCCCGCGACTCCGACGCCAGTTTCGCAAGTAGCCGCCCTTCTTCCGCCGGAGGCGGCGCGGGGCGCACGAGGTTCGAGGACTACAAGGAGCGCCACTTTCAGCAAACGGTGATTTCCGCCATCAACTCGTTCCTCTTGTCGCGGAACTTTCCCATCAGCTTCAAATCCGGCGGCACCACACCTTCCGCGAAGGACATCCTCGAAACCCTAAAGTTCCTTCTGAGAGAGATCGAGTACCCTGTGTCGAAACTCGAAGAGGATCTTCCCCGTCTCCTGAAGCGCCTGAATTACCCGTTCAAGCTCAACAAGTCCATCCTCAAATCCCCCGCTGCCCCTCACCAGTGGCCTTACTTGCTCGCACTCATTCACTGGCTCGTTCAGATCGCCTCCTTCAGCTCTCACCTCTCCCAATCCACCTCCAATACCGTCTCTTCCCTCCTCCAGGTCAACCTTGTCCACCAGTACACCCTCAATTCCTATCTTAACTACATTAAGGGCCGTGATGATGTGGTTGAAGAACTCGAACTCGACATCATGGACAAGCTCAACCATCAGAAGGCCCTGGCCCAGGAGAAGCTCGAGGATGCCAACAATGAGCTCAAGAGTTTGAGGGATGACTTGGAGAGGCTGAGGTTGCATCCCGTAAAGAAGGAGGAGCTGGAGAAGACTAAG GGCATGCTAGAGGACGATGTGAAGAAGTTTAATCTTCTGATTGAGGATGTTGGGAGGAAGATTGAGGAGATGGAGAAGGTGCTGGCAGAGAAGGAGAAGGTTCTGGAGGCGAAGGAGCGAGAGAACCTTAGGGTTTGCGAGGAGAACAAGGAACTCAGGAGGACGGTGGAGGCACAGCCTGTGAATGCGAGGGATGTGGAGAGGATGAAGAGGGAGTTGCAGGCTTTGGAGAGGGAGATCCAGGAGGGCGAGCTTGCCAGGAATGTTTGGGAGGACAAGTTCTGGGAAATCGAGAATAATCTTTCTCACAAGTTCAAGGAGCTTGAGGTGCTTGCTTTGGATTGCAACCAAGAGCTGAGGAG GTTGAAGATAGGTGATGATATTCAGTATCAGTTGAATGCCAAGGGAACTACGCCTGCTGAGATTATGGGTTTTGACCATAAATTGAGTCTGAAGCCTGCACTTAACTCATACACTGAAGACATTAAGAAGACTTCTATGGCGAGATTGGAAGAGTTAATTTCCTATCAACAAATGTCCAATGAAAATGCTGCTAGGCTTGAGGGAAAAAGAAATAATGTTGCAACATTGCAGTCACAGATTGATAAA ATGGAAGCTGAACTAAACACGATAAAGAATGAAACACAAGATTATGTAAATAGATGTTCAGCTGAAGCAAAGCGAATGTTGGAGGATGTCCACGTAGCAGGTCATGACCTGGACATTATGGAAAGAGAGGCAGCTGAGGTTCTGAAG GCTGCCCAATTGAATTTGCAGGAAGCAATTAAGCAAAGTGAAGAAGAAATACAAATGCGTGCTCGTGAGCTCCTGAAGTTGGTTGATTCAGTCTCAAAGTATAAAGAATACGTGGGGTCTAAAATTTCAGAGATGAATAGGGAACTATCAGAAACTGCAACTGCTGTCTCTGAGGCATACCGGGGTTCATTTCCATCCCAATTCACCAATATTTTGAATACAAATCGCCAGCCTGAGA CACAGAAATTAGATATTCCGGCCACAAAAATGGGAGGGCGAGACAAAGAGACAAAGTCGTGA
- the LOC107468836 gene encoding partner of Y14 and mago, giving the protein MSTSRRSEDQQHKEQVAEISKTLKEGERILAPTRRPDGTLRKAIRIRAGYTPQEEVAIYQPKAALLKKEMASHSGPPGYDPALDNSKPKTKSVKRNERKKEKRLQAALEKEKNLELNVTEDSTKLEAVKNDLGSESVQSLTSQINELAVSGSSSVASPVTDSTEGLDSSGCSQDIDKKIRALKKKIRQTESLQQKAAEQDMKPEQLEKLAKLEDWRNELRLLEERVKRQQQHDQSLITTKLN; this is encoded by the exons ATGTCAACGAGTCGCCGAAGCGAAGATCAACAACACAAGGAGCAAGTTGCAGAGATCAGCAAAACCCTAAAAGAAGGAGAGAGGATTCTCGCCCCTACTCGGCGACCCGATGGAACCCTCCGAAAAGCCATTCGCATCAGAGCTGGCTATACCCCTCAAGAAGAAGTCGCCATTTATCAACCCAAAGCTGCTCTG TTGAAGAAAGAGATGGCATCTCACAGTGGACCTCCGGGTTATGATCCTGCATTGGATAATTCAAAACCAAAGACGAAATCGGTAAAGAGGAACGAAAGGAAGAAGGAAAAGCGACTTCAG GCTGCCcttgaaaaggaaaagaattTAGAATTAAATGTAACTGAAGATAGTACGAAGCTAGAAGCAGTCAAGAATGATCTTGGATCAGAATCTGTTCAGTCTCTAACATCTCAGATTAATGAACTAGCTGTTTCTGGAAGTTCTTCCGTTGCTTCTCCTGTCACGGACTCTACAGAAGGTTTAGACTCATCTGGCTGCAGCCAagatattgataaaaaaattcgaGCACTGAAAAAGAAG ATACGACAGACAGAAAGCCTCCAGCAGAAAGCTGCAGAGCAAGATATGAAGCCTGAGCAGTTAGAGAAGCTAGCAAAACTGGAAGATTGGCGTAATGAGCTAAGACTTTTGGAGGAAAGGGTGAAACGACAGCAGCAGCATGACCAAAGTCTTATAACTACTAAATTAAATTAG